The nucleotide window CGCCGTCGTCGACGGCGTGGACCGCGTCGACGCCCTCGCGGTTCAGGTCCGCCGCGAACGCGTCGACGTCGCCGCCGATCACGGCCACGTGGAGGTCGCTCCCGCGCTCGTCCGCGAGCGCTCTCCCGGCGGTGATCGCCTCGTACGAGACGTCCCGCAGGTCTCCGCGACGGTGTTCGGCGACGACGAGCACGCTCATCACGCGCCCACCCCCTTCTCCCGCAGGACCTCCGCAAGGCGGCCCGCGGACTCCCCCGCGTCGCCCTCGATGATCTCCGCGTCAGACTCGCTTTCCGGTTCGTACATCTCGGTGATCGTCAGCGCGCTCTCGACGTCGGCGGCGGTCAGACCGAGATCGGCCAGATCCTTCGCGGCGATCTCCTTGCGCTGCGCCTGTCGTATCCCGCGGAGGCTGGCGTACCGCGGCTCGTTGAGTCCGGTCTGGACCGTCAACACCGCCGGGAGGTCGACGTCGGTCAGCTCCTCGACGCCGCCCTCCAGCTCGCGGTGGACGTGCGCGACGCCCGCGTCCGCGTCGACGTCGAGGTGGTTGACGACCGCGGCGTGCTCGAAGCCGATCCGCTCGGCGAGCGCGACGCCGGTCGCGCCGAACCCGGTGTCGGCCGCCTGAACGCCGCCGAGGATCAGGTCCGGCTCCTCTTCCGCGACGACGGCCTCGAACAGGTCGACCTTCGAGGCGACGTCCGGGAACGAGCCCTCCAGCGCGTCGTCCCAGACCCGGACCGCCCGGTCCGCGCCCTTCGCGAGCGCCATCCGGATCGTCTCCTCGGCGCGCTCCGGGCCGACGGTGACGGCGACGACCTCGTCCGCGATCCCGCTCTCGGCCAACTGGACGGCGGCCTCGACGGCGTAGTCGTCCCACTCGTTGAGGTCGTATTCGAGGTCGGACTCGGCGATGTCGGTCCCCTCGATCGCGAAGTCGTCGTCAGCCTCCGCGACCTCCTTGACGGTCACCAGAACCTTCATGATCGATACTGCGGCGCTCGCCCTGTAATGGTTTTCGGAACGGTCGACGGCGGACAATCGGTTTTCGTCGCGGTCGGTCGGACTCCAGTCTCCGGTCGGGCCGCTCAGTCGTCGACGCGTTCGGCCTCGTCACCGCCCTCGCTGTCCTCGCCGTCCGGCAGCGAGATGAGGTTCTCGCGGCCCAGCCGGAGCTTCTCGACGCGGCCCTCGTCGGCCATCGCCGACAGCAACTGCGACACCTTCGCGTCCGACCACCCGGTCTCGGCGACGATGTCGGCCTGCCGCATCCGACCGCCGTTCTCGTCGAGGAGCCGCTCGACGCGCTCCTCGTCCGACAGCAGCGAGAGGTCCGTCCCGTCCTCGCTCCCGTCGGTATCGGCGGATCCCCCGGCGTCCGTCTCGGGTCCGCCGCCCCCGTTCGGACCGGTGACGGGACCTCGGGCCTCCGCTCTCGCCTCCCGTTCGTCGCCGTTCGCGACCGGTTCGCCGGCTTCGGCCTCCGCGGCGTTGATCCGGCGGTATCCCACGACGCTCCCGGCGACGAGGGTCGCCGCGAGCAGGATCGCGGCCACAACCATCTCCCACGGCGGCGACCCTGCGGGCCCGTAGACGATCGCCACCGGCTCGCCCCCGTCGAACGTCTGGGGGCCTTCGATGATCACGTCGCCGTCGGAGAGCCGTGTCACGGCCGTGCTCGGCGTTCCGGTGACGGTGTATCCCTCGGGCGTCGCCACCTCCAGCGTCTGGCTCGATTCGAGGCTGCGCAGCCACGTCTCGTTGCCCGGCGTCGTCAACGCGTCGCCGAGGACGAGGTTCTCGCCGTCCTGCGCGAGAAACGCCGTCCACGTGAACGTCAGCCGCAGTTCGCCGACCGCGACCGCCTCCTCGGTCGCGACGTCGAACTCTTCCGGGTCCTCGTGGACGACGACCTTGCGGTCGACGTCCCCGATCGACATCGACCGGCCGACGTTGCGGTTCGCCTCGCGACGGAACCCCTCGAACAGGTCGGCGCTCGGGCCGATATCGCCGTCCCGGAACCGATCGCCGGCGGTCTCGAACGCGGCCGTCTCGTTTCCGTCCGCCAGCGAGTACCGCACGGCGACGGTCCAGTCGGCGCTGCGGTCGGGGTTCAACTCGAGGCGGATCCGCGTCGCCGAGGGCGACGTGATGGCGTCGTCGGTCTGCTGTCGAAGCGCCGTCGCCCGGCGCTCGACGGAGAGCGACCCCGCGGAACGCGGCGCGTCGTCGCCGACGGCGGCGCTCGGCGGGGCTTCGGCCGCGTCGAGGGTGGAAGGGACAGTGACCGCGCCGCCGACCGCAGCGCCGGCGCTCGCGATCAACGCGAGCGCGACGGCCGCGACCAGAAGCGCGCGAAGAGCGGGGTTCCGCATACGTCTCCGCTCACTCGCGCACCGGGCAAAACGCTTTCCATACGCTGTTTTTTGACAGGAATCTTGTCGGACCCCCTCCCCGCGTTCGCCGACGCGGTCGATCCGGTCGCCGTCCCCGGTTCGGTCCATCCCGGCGGACCGTCCGGACGACCGGTCGCAGTAGGTGGATTTTTTGTGTCACGGGGTGAACCGACCGATGATGAGAGCCCTCCTCACCGCCGCCGTCGCGATCCTGCTGCTCGCGGGGCCGGTCGCCACCGTCGCCGCGCCGGGCTCGGCCCCGTCGTCCGGCGGTTCGGCCGTTCCACCCGGTTTGGGCGCTGTCGCCGACTCGCCCGCTCTTGCCGGTTCTGACGCTGTCGCCAGTTCGTCGTCGCCCGTCACCGAGCAGACGTCGACGCCGCAGGTCGACCGAGCGAACCTCACGTTCCGCACCCTGTCGACGCCGGCGGGTGCGGAGACGCGCGTCAGCACGTACGCGCGCGGTCCCGACCTCGGTTCGTCGCTCGGGTTCGTGACCGCGGACACCGACGCCGCGGTGGAGACCGCGGCCGTCGTTCGTCGGATCGAAGGCGCTGAATCGACCGTCGAGCGGCAACAGCACATCCTCGCGGAGATCAACCGGATCGAGCGCGCGGAGGTCGCACTCGAAAGTCGGCAGGCGAACGCCTTCGCCGCGCACGCGGCCGGGGAGGTGTCCGACCGCGAACTGGTCGACGAACTCGTCCGCGTGGCCGCGATCGCCCGCGAGTACGACGAGCGGCTCGACGAGATCGACGCGCTCGCCGAGGCGACGGACGGCTTCAGCTCGCCGAGTCGGCTCGACGAGCTTCAGGTGGCGCTACAGGTGTACGAGGGCCCCGTCCGCGAGCAGGCGCTCGCGACCGCCAGAGGGCAGTCGCCCCCGACCGACATGTGCGTCGCGTCGAGTCAGGGAGCGGTCGTGCTCGCGACCGTCGTCGACGGCGAGTACGTCCGCGAGGTCTTTCGGACGGACCGCTGGGACCGCGGCGGCGGCCCCATCTCGAACGATCTGGCGATCGAAGTGACCGAGGCCGCGTACCCCGAGACGACGGCGCTCCGCGAGCCGGACGCGTTCGGCGCAGGCGCGGTCCAGCGGATCACGATCCCCCACGAGTTCGGCACCCTCCGCACCTTCGTCAGCGGCGGGACAGAGCGGGTGTTCGTCGAACACCAACGGATCGACCTGGCCGCGTTCCCCGACAGTGAGTCGGTCTCGGAGAGCGGCGACGGGTTCAACGTCACCGTCGAGCGGACCTACCCCGGCGGCCCGGTGACCGTCACCGTCCTCGACGACGAGACGGACGAGCCCGTCTCTAACGTCACCGTCACCAAGTCCATCGGCGACGGCGACAGTCAGGCCATCGGCACGACGAACGCGGCCGGCGTCGTCCGGACGCTCTCCCCGTCCGAGACGTACCGCATCACGGTCGTCGACGAACCCCGCGTCGTCGTCGTCGGCGACATCGACCCGCTCCCGACGCCGAGACCGATCGGCGACGAGTGAGTGGCCTCCAGAACTGAGTCTTCCCCGGCGTGCGACTCCTTATGTACGAACCCGCGCCA belongs to Halorubrum sp. DM2 and includes:
- a CDS encoding electron transfer flavoprotein subunit beta/FixA family protein yields the protein MKVLVTVKEVAEADDDFAIEGTDIAESDLEYDLNEWDDYAVEAAVQLAESGIADEVVAVTVGPERAEETIRMALAKGADRAVRVWDDALEGSFPDVASKVDLFEAVVAEEEPDLILGGVQAADTGFGATGVALAERIGFEHAAVVNHLDVDADAGVAHVHRELEGGVEELTDVDLPAVLTVQTGLNEPRYASLRGIRQAQRKEIAAKDLADLGLTAADVESALTITEMYEPESESDAEIIEGDAGESAGRLAEVLREKGVGA